From Longimicrobiales bacterium, one genomic window encodes:
- a CDS encoding peptide MFS transporter, producing the protein ERFSYYGIRPLLILFMTAALTSGGFAFDRQTAAAIVGIYAAGVYLAALPGGWIADRWLGLRRSIWYGGLFITAGHLAIGLSAIFAQQVFFVGLVLIVIGTGLLKPNISAIVGDLYPEGGSRRDAGFSIFYMGINIGALAAPLLTGYLGERVGWHYGFGVAGVGMLLGVLWYRFGSPRTLGPIGMEPSADPPEQRRVRSISLAALGVIALLVLLASIGIVNINPVAVAESMTAVILTMALLYFAYVFFAGGLNTDEKKRIGVIVVLFLFAVVFWSAFEQAPTSLNLFARDFTDRVVFGWEMPTLWLQSANSFFVITLAPVFAWIWIALGKRNRDPSSPAKFTIGLFFAGLGFLIMMVAANKVLANGAGFRVSPWWLVGSYFMQTVGELSLSPVGLSSMTKLSPRKFVGQMMGVWFMAAALGNLIAGLVGGNVDPENLEQMPELFFRTAMSLFIATVVLGLLIVPIRRMMRESTARSH; encoded by the coding sequence GGAGCGCTTCTCGTACTACGGGATCCGGCCGCTCCTGATTCTCTTCATGACCGCCGCTCTGACGAGCGGCGGCTTTGCGTTCGACAGACAGACGGCCGCGGCGATCGTCGGGATCTACGCGGCCGGCGTGTATCTGGCCGCGCTGCCGGGCGGGTGGATCGCCGATCGGTGGCTGGGTCTGCGCCGGTCGATCTGGTACGGGGGTCTGTTCATCACGGCAGGTCACCTCGCGATCGGGCTGTCGGCCATCTTCGCGCAGCAGGTGTTCTTCGTCGGGCTGGTGCTGATCGTCATCGGCACGGGGCTGCTCAAGCCGAATATCTCCGCGATCGTCGGCGACCTTTACCCGGAGGGCGGCTCGAGACGGGACGCGGGTTTCTCGATCTTCTACATGGGCATCAACATCGGTGCGCTGGCCGCGCCGCTGCTGACCGGATATCTGGGCGAGCGGGTGGGCTGGCACTACGGTTTCGGTGTGGCAGGTGTCGGCATGCTGCTCGGCGTGCTGTGGTACCGGTTCGGCTCGCCGCGCACACTCGGACCGATCGGCATGGAGCCGTCCGCCGACCCGCCGGAACAGCGCAGGGTCCGCAGCATCTCGCTCGCCGCACTCGGTGTCATCGCCCTGCTCGTGCTGCTCGCGAGCATCGGGATCGTCAATATCAATCCCGTGGCCGTGGCCGAGAGCATGACGGCCGTCATCCTGACGATGGCACTGCTCTATTTCGCGTATGTCTTCTTTGCGGGCGGTCTCAACACCGACGAGAAGAAGCGGATCGGCGTGATCGTGGTGCTGTTCCTTTTTGCGGTCGTGTTCTGGTCGGCGTTCGAGCAGGCCCCGACATCGCTGAACCTGTTCGCACGCGATTTCACGGACCGGGTGGTCTTCGGCTGGGAGATGCCGACGCTCTGGTTGCAGTCGGCCAACTCGTTCTTCGTGATCACGCTGGCCCCCGTGTTCGCCTGGATCTGGATCGCGCTCGGCAAGCGCAACCGCGATCCGTCGAGCCCTGCCAAGTTCACGATCGGTCTGTTCTTCGCAGGGCTCGGGTTCCTGATCATGATGGTTGCGGCCAACAAGGTGCTGGCGAACGGCGCCGGATTCAGGGTCTCCCCGTGGTGGCTGGTCGGGAGTTACTTTATGCAGACGGTCGGCGAGCTGTCGCTGAGCCCGGTCGGGCTCAGCTCGATGACGAAGCTCTCGCCGCGCAAGTTCGTCGGCCAGATGATGGGCGTGTGGTTCATGGCCGCTGCGCTCGGCAACCTGATCGCCGGGCTGGTCGGCGGCAACGTCGACCCGGAAAACCTGGAACA